One part of the Salinivirga cyanobacteriivorans genome encodes these proteins:
- the zupT gene encoding zinc transporter ZupT, translating into MENIELQNIMLAFGLTLFAGMSTGIGSAIAFFAKETNHKLLAVSLGFSAGVMIYVSLVEIFQKAKADLSSVFGDVTGAWYTVAAFFGGILFIAIIDKLIPSYENPHEIRNIEDLGKVQKSKKLMRMGVFSALAIAIHNFPEGMATFMSGLADPYIALPIAVAIAIHNIPEGIAVSVPVFYATGNRRKAFLLSFFSGLAEPVGALIGFLVIYFFFDSFSPAISGIMFGAVAGIMVFISLDELLPTAEEYGEHHLSIYGLVAGMAVMALSLLLFL; encoded by the coding sequence ATGGAGAATATTGAATTACAAAATATCATGCTGGCCTTTGGGCTCACACTTTTTGCAGGAATGTCGACCGGCATTGGCAGTGCAATTGCCTTTTTTGCAAAAGAAACCAACCATAAGCTTTTGGCTGTATCGCTTGGGTTTTCTGCAGGCGTAATGATTTATGTTTCCCTTGTCGAAATTTTTCAAAAAGCAAAGGCTGATCTTTCATCTGTATTTGGAGATGTGACCGGAGCCTGGTATACGGTAGCAGCATTTTTTGGCGGCATTCTTTTTATTGCGATTATCGATAAGCTGATTCCAAGCTACGAAAACCCGCACGAGATACGCAATATTGAAGATCTCGGTAAGGTGCAAAAAAGTAAGAAGCTCATGCGTATGGGCGTTTTTTCAGCTCTGGCAATCGCCATTCACAACTTCCCCGAAGGTATGGCGACTTTTATGTCGGGGTTGGCCGATCCATATATTGCTTTGCCCATTGCTGTGGCGATTGCCATTCACAATATTCCCGAAGGAATTGCTGTGAGTGTGCCGGTGTTTTATGCCACAGGAAATCGCCGTAAGGCTTTTTTGCTATCGTTTTTTAGCGGACTGGCAGAGCCGGTTGGCGCATTAATTGGTTTTTTGGTAATTTATTTCTTCTTTGATAGTTTTAGTCCTGCTATATCGGGAATTATGTTTGGTGCTGTTGCCGGTATCATGGTTTTTATATCGCTCGATGAGCTTTTACCAACAGCCGAAGAATACGGAGAACACCATTTATCTATTTATGGCCTGGTTGCAGGTATGGCAGTTATGGCGCTTAGTCTTTTATTGTTTCTTTAA
- a CDS encoding NAD(P)-dependent oxidoreductase, translated as MRIHLIEPLNVDQHFLSKFIEEAENAGFEFHQWRDRKEDTQTLIERCKDADVVIFSNIPFTAEVIDACPKLKMLSVAFTGVDHVDMKACRERDILVSNAAGYSTQSVAELTIALMIGAFRNVVSNEAKTRSLKGRDGYVGNELSGKTVGIIGMGAIGSAVGKICSVAFGCRVLYYNRSPKKLDFGKQVPLNDLLKASDIVSLHVPLNDESSGMIGEEELAQMKSTAVIINTARGPVVETQALVHALRRQSIAAAAIDMYEQEPPLPADHPFLSCPNIMLMPHIAYATQEAFRLRAEIVFKNILQWKAGKPQNVQ; from the coding sequence ATGAGAATACATTTGATTGAACCCCTGAATGTTGATCAGCACTTTTTGTCAAAGTTTATTGAAGAGGCAGAAAATGCAGGTTTTGAATTTCATCAATGGCGCGATAGAAAAGAAGATACGCAGACATTGATTGAACGGTGTAAAGATGCCGATGTGGTTATTTTTAGCAATATTCCTTTTACTGCTGAAGTTATTGATGCGTGCCCGAAACTTAAGATGCTGTCTGTGGCCTTTACCGGGGTTGATCATGTAGATATGAAAGCCTGTCGTGAGCGTGATATTTTGGTTTCGAATGCTGCCGGTTACTCGACGCAGTCGGTTGCAGAACTAACCATAGCCTTGATGATTGGTGCGTTTCGTAATGTGGTTTCAAACGAAGCAAAAACGCGTAGTTTAAAAGGTAGGGATGGATATGTGGGAAATGAGCTGAGTGGGAAAACTGTAGGTATTATAGGTATGGGGGCTATAGGCAGTGCAGTCGGGAAAATTTGCAGTGTGGCATTTGGTTGCCGTGTTTTATATTACAATCGTTCGCCAAAAAAACTTGATTTTGGTAAGCAGGTGCCTTTAAATGATTTGCTTAAAGCATCAGATATTGTAAGCTTGCATGTGCCTTTGAATGATGAAAGCAGTGGCATGATAGGGGAGGAAGAATTGGCACAAATGAAATCTACGGCAGTGATTATAAATACAGCCAGGGGCCCGGTCGTTGAAACTCAGGCGCTTGTTCATGCTTTACGCAGACAAAGTATTGCAGCCGCAGCTATTGATATGTATGAGCAGGAACCACCCTTGCCCGCTGATCATCCATTTCTGTCCTGTCCCAACATAATGCTCATGCCTCATATTGCTTATGCTACTCAGGAAGCATTTCGTTTAAGAGCAGAGATTGTATTTAAAAATATATTGCAATGGAAGGCAGGTAAACCACAAAATGTGCAATAA
- a CDS encoding PEGA domain-containing protein, producing the protein MKRITISLLVISISIILAGCATIVSGSKQSVKIYSTPSNAKVSINNVVVGNTPLTKQISRKEESVLIKIELDGYETYTTSLERKFNAWFIGNIVFGGLIGIIIDPITGAIYKFEPKEINAKLTEDEVEGIGYLDKNDIYIKLAKNSDCSDLEKIGELQPVE; encoded by the coding sequence ATGAAAAGAATTACTATCTCGCTATTGGTTATTTCTATTAGCATTATTTTAGCCGGATGTGCTACAATTGTGTCGGGCTCAAAACAATCTGTTAAAATTTACAGTACGCCCTCGAATGCAAAAGTAAGTATTAATAATGTTGTGGTAGGAAATACACCGTTAACTAAACAAATTTCGCGTAAAGAAGAGTCTGTTTTAATAAAAATAGAACTAGATGGCTATGAGACATATACCACTAGTTTAGAGCGTAAGTTTAATGCATGGTTTATAGGCAATATTGTTTTTGGTGGCCTGATAGGTATCATCATCGATCCAATAACCGGTGCTATTTATAAGTTTGAACCCAAGGAAATCAATGCAAAGCTAACAGAGGATGAGGTCGAAGGAATTGGTTATTTAGATAAAAATGACATTTACATTAAGTTAGCCAAAAATTCTGACTGCTCAGACCTTGAAAAAATTGGAGAGCTTCAGCCCGTTGAATAA
- a CDS encoding SufE family protein: MSTIDKKQQEIVEEFSVFDDWMDKYAYLIEQGKELTGLKDEHRTDNNVISGCQSKVWLHAEYEEGKIKFTADSDAVLTKGLVALVIKVFSNEKPDTIINAEPWFIKEIGLEENLSPTRSNGLNAMLKQIKFYAMAFKAKHG; the protein is encoded by the coding sequence ATGAGTACGATTGACAAAAAGCAACAAGAAATTGTAGAGGAATTTTCAGTATTTGATGACTGGATGGATAAGTATGCATACCTGATTGAGCAAGGCAAGGAGCTCACTGGTCTAAAAGATGAGCATCGCACCGATAATAATGTGATTAGTGGATGCCAGAGCAAAGTATGGCTCCATGCAGAATATGAAGAAGGGAAAATTAAATTTACCGCCGATAGCGACGCTGTACTCACAAAAGGCCTGGTTGCTTTGGTGATTAAGGTATTCTCGAACGAAAAACCAGATACTATAATTAATGCTGAGCCCTGGTTTATAAAAGAAATCGGACTTGAGGAGAATTTATCGCCCACACGTTCCAATGGCCTCAATGCAATGCTTAAGCAAATAAAGTTTTATGCTATGGCTTTTAAAGCCAAACACGGTTAA
- a CDS encoding SUF system Fe-S cluster assembly protein — protein sequence MAQKVEEAQVLEVLKNIFDPEIPVNIYDLGLIYKVDIDDDNTVEILMTLTAPNCPVAPSLVSEVTEKVKGIEGVQDAFVNLTFDPPWDQEMMSEEAKLELGFM from the coding sequence ATGGCACAAAAAGTAGAAGAAGCACAAGTACTTGAAGTACTTAAAAATATATTCGACCCGGAAATACCAGTTAATATTTATGACCTGGGTTTAATCTATAAAGTAGATATAGACGATGACAATACGGTGGAGATATTAATGACCCTCACTGCACCCAATTGTCCGGTAGCACCTTCGCTTGTTTCAGAAGTTACCGAAAAAGTAAAAGGAATAGAAGGCGTACAGGATGCCTTTGTGAATCTTACATTTGACCCACCCTGGGATCAGGAAATGATGAGCGAAGAGGCTAAGTTGGAGCTGGGATTTATGTAA
- a CDS encoding cache domain-containing protein — MKVRMKLYVKMLLLILTTSFVIFGTSILVIGLQIKKNAYNKSVEYADLTAKVNARQIKGEMQKYMSTAQGLNNFLLSFESLDSAARRANFMNILKYNLKKKTDILSLWTIWEPNTIDNFDSLYINVKGNTYIGNFSPTYYKEGDSIKLEGLSSGPLFQGNYYTTPKTNRKQTLLAPYYYSYGKGEAYAVLQTNMIVPLIYNGRFLGVIGADASLDSLQKYAEQIKPFDESYAFLIAHDGSIVAHRSSKWVGQKLDTLKYSKVTSEEILQNAQWNNNYSFTDVDPITGQETYFTMSPLTIGKASERWVFGIAVPISELNSVAKNSFILSIIAGLVALSVLSIFIYIIARSITRPVTNITRVLEEIAKGNIETSLKVKGKYNDEINDMAQSVNKLIDGLNETAGFAKQIGEGNLDREHQLLSKNDFLGQSLVDMRESLKEARKFEEEKREKDRKQAWVTQGLAQFGEILREDNDDMQKFSVNIAKNICEYMEIPQCAIFIIEEDENESYFDLKAVHAFGSQKLIDKKVKEGEELVGRAISEKSTIHLTNTPDSFATLTTGKTDDPAPNNLLIVPMLMNDEPFGLLELMGYEPFENHQIEFTEKLAESIAATVSSVKTNIRTAQLLKQSEQLKDELSQQEEEMRQNLEEMQATQEEAKKRESELSAIRNTLQNTTMMAEYDLDGRIIRINELMANTYGHAAEHMIGKFQDAFVTQDDASRRGFLKFWQEVISGVTKKRIHEITKRDQTIYLSETYIPIFEDEEIDRVLNIATDITHKVKLDKEITQLMNKVSELKNN, encoded by the coding sequence ATGAAGGTAAGAATGAAACTATACGTAAAGATGCTGCTGCTAATACTAACAACCTCGTTTGTTATATTTGGCACATCTATTCTGGTTATTGGTTTACAAATAAAGAAAAACGCCTACAATAAAAGCGTGGAGTACGCCGATCTTACTGCAAAAGTTAATGCCCGGCAAATAAAAGGAGAAATGCAAAAATATATGAGCACTGCCCAGGGTCTCAATAATTTTCTACTCTCCTTTGAGTCACTTGACTCTGCAGCCCGCAGAGCAAACTTCATGAATATCCTTAAATATAACCTCAAGAAGAAAACCGACATTTTAAGTTTATGGACCATATGGGAACCCAATACAATAGATAATTTCGACAGTTTATACATTAATGTTAAAGGAAATACCTATATCGGAAACTTCTCCCCTACCTACTACAAAGAAGGAGACTCTATTAAACTCGAAGGCCTAAGCTCAGGACCTTTATTTCAGGGCAATTATTATACTACACCTAAAACAAACCGTAAGCAAACCCTTCTTGCACCATACTATTACAGTTACGGAAAAGGCGAAGCGTATGCTGTTTTGCAAACAAACATGATTGTGCCATTAATTTACAATGGTCGCTTCCTCGGTGTTATTGGTGCCGATGCCTCATTAGACAGCCTCCAAAAATATGCTGAACAAATTAAACCATTCGATGAAAGTTACGCTTTTCTAATTGCTCACGATGGAAGTATAGTTGCACACAGGTCTTCAAAATGGGTGGGGCAAAAGCTAGATACCTTAAAATACAGCAAGGTAACCTCTGAAGAAATCCTTCAAAATGCCCAGTGGAATAATAATTATAGCTTCACAGACGTAGATCCTATTACCGGACAGGAAACCTATTTTACTATGAGCCCACTCACCATTGGCAAAGCCAGTGAAAGATGGGTTTTTGGTATTGCAGTGCCAATCAGCGAACTAAACAGTGTGGCCAAAAATAGTTTTATATTAAGCATCATTGCCGGATTGGTAGCCTTGTCCGTACTAAGCATCTTTATTTACATAATAGCAAGGTCAATTACCAGACCTGTTACCAACATCACCAGAGTGCTAGAAGAAATTGCCAAAGGTAACATCGAAACAAGCCTTAAAGTAAAAGGCAAATACAACGATGAAATTAATGATATGGCACAAAGCGTCAACAAACTAATTGACGGACTGAATGAAACAGCAGGTTTTGCCAAACAAATAGGAGAAGGAAATCTGGACCGCGAGCACCAGTTACTTAGTAAAAACGATTTCCTTGGGCAATCATTGGTAGACATGCGCGAGAGCCTGAAAGAGGCACGGAAATTTGAAGAAGAAAAACGCGAAAAAGACCGCAAACAGGCCTGGGTTACACAGGGACTTGCTCAATTTGGCGAAATTTTGCGGGAAGATAACGATGACATGCAAAAGTTCTCTGTAAATATCGCCAAAAATATTTGCGAATATATGGAGATACCGCAGTGTGCAATTTTTATAATTGAAGAAGACGAAAATGAATCATATTTTGATCTCAAGGCCGTTCATGCATTCGGCAGTCAAAAACTTATAGACAAAAAAGTAAAAGAAGGTGAAGAGCTTGTAGGTAGGGCAATCAGTGAAAAAAGCACCATACACCTTACCAACACACCAGATAGCTTCGCTACTTTAACTACTGGTAAAACTGATGATCCGGCCCCCAATAATTTGCTCATTGTACCTATGTTAATGAACGATGAACCATTTGGTTTACTTGAGCTTATGGGCTATGAGCCATTTGAAAACCATCAAATTGAATTTACCGAGAAACTGGCAGAAAGTATTGCTGCTACAGTATCGAGTGTTAAAACCAATATTCGCACTGCTCAGCTGTTAAAACAATCAGAACAGCTCAAAGATGAACTATCACAGCAAGAAGAAGAGATGCGCCAAAACCTGGAAGAGATGCAGGCTACACAGGAAGAGGCCAAAAAGCGGGAGTCAGAGCTTTCGGCCATCCGAAACACTTTACAAAATACCACCATGATGGCCGAATATGACCTGGACGGACGTATTATCAGAATTAATGAGTTAATGGCAAATACCTACGGGCATGCAGCTGAACACATGATTGGTAAGTTCCAGGATGCATTTGTGACACAAGATGATGCATCAAGAAGAGGATTTCTTAAATTTTGGCAGGAAGTTATCAGTGGAGTTACTAAAAAACGGATTCATGAAATTACCAAAAGAGACCAAACCATATATCTTAGTGAAACCTATATTCCGATTTTCGAAGATGAAGAAATTGACCGAGTGCTGAATATTGCCACCGACATTACCCATAAAGTAAAGCTCGACAAAGAAATCACACAACTCATGAATAAAGTAAGTGAATTAAAAAATAATTAA
- the gcvH gene encoding glycine cleavage system protein GcvH, giving the protein MNIPENLKYTKDHEWVKIDGDTATVGVTDFAQEQLGDVVFVEVETEGESLQKRDVFGTIEAVKTVSDMYMPISGEVAEVNPKLEDAPETVNEDPYGEGWMIKIKVDNKDELNDLLSADDYKNEVE; this is encoded by the coding sequence ATGAATATTCCCGAAAATCTTAAGTACACAAAAGATCACGAATGGGTGAAAATAGATGGTGATACTGCTACTGTAGGAGTAACCGATTTTGCACAGGAACAACTTGGCGATGTAGTATTCGTTGAGGTAGAAACCGAAGGTGAATCGCTCCAAAAAAGGGATGTATTTGGTACAATTGAGGCTGTTAAAACAGTATCAGATATGTATATGCCAATTAGCGGAGAAGTTGCTGAAGTGAACCCAAAACTCGAAGATGCTCCAGAAACCGTAAACGAAGATCCCTACGGCGAAGGGTGGATGATTAAAATAAAAGTTGATAATAAAGACGAACTAAACGATCTGCTTTCTGCAGATGATTATAAAAACGAAGTAGAATAA
- a CDS encoding caspase family protein, protein MRITSNILLLLILSSHLIFGQTITGEWTRNDNSVYKFSDDKALLVNVGFHLTKGNFQRGEVKIKNITYNGGLVTGLSKIKDKKGNLLKWKKVTIRQFGDKIEIIDPEGKKTILTKRIIGNTDSPFNIYGRWRRVNEGSIYDFEGNIAILSRIGWMLEQGAFMPNQVKIMNISYLSDNLFSGETRINDKNGKLLKWEPVNIIINGNELRVQYSNTGKSILFVKQNDNEPTDKIKDVPERRKQNKLTSSKNQQKPQSIDTNIPSTTKKRPNTYALIIGNEDYTKFQSTLSAEANVDFAANDATIFHKYCIKTLGIPAENLKLRIDGISSQMKRDIKWLTSRAKYGGSDVQLIFYYAGHGFPDPDTKKKYIMPVDITGAQVREGIALSSLYKELTTYPAEKVTVFLDACFSGGGREQGLLTARGVKIKPRNEEVHKGKLIVFSGSSGDQESLPYKEKRHGIFTYYLLKKIQQTKGAVTYKDLSEYLMKKVPLKAIDLFYKEQLPEVNVSYPLKDIWKGMEL, encoded by the coding sequence ATGAGAATCACAAGTAATATACTACTATTATTAATTTTGTCATCCCACCTGATTTTTGGTCAGACCATTACAGGTGAATGGACAAGGAATGATAACAGCGTTTATAAATTTAGTGACGATAAAGCCTTGTTGGTTAATGTGGGCTTTCATTTAACCAAAGGAAATTTTCAGAGGGGAGAAGTAAAAATAAAGAATATTACTTATAATGGTGGATTGGTTACTGGGTTATCGAAAATTAAAGATAAAAAAGGTAATTTGTTGAAATGGAAAAAAGTAACCATCAGACAATTTGGAGACAAAATTGAAATAATTGATCCAGAAGGTAAAAAAACGATTCTTACTAAAAGAATTATTGGTAATACTGATAGCCCATTTAATATTTATGGTCGTTGGAGGAGGGTTAATGAAGGATCTATTTATGATTTTGAAGGAAATATTGCTATTCTTTCCAGGATTGGTTGGATGCTTGAACAAGGGGCTTTTATGCCAAATCAGGTGAAAATCATGAATATTTCCTATTTATCAGATAACTTGTTTTCTGGTGAAACCCGAATTAATGACAAAAATGGGAAACTCTTAAAATGGGAACCTGTAAATATTATTATTAACGGTAATGAACTTAGAGTGCAATATTCAAATACAGGAAAGTCCATATTGTTTGTCAAACAAAATGATAATGAGCCAACCGATAAAATAAAAGACGTTCCTGAAAGGCGAAAACAAAATAAACTGACTTCTTCGAAAAATCAGCAAAAACCACAATCAATTGATACAAATATTCCATCAACTACTAAAAAAAGGCCTAATACATATGCCTTAATTATAGGTAATGAAGATTATACCAAATTCCAGTCAACATTATCAGCGGAAGCTAATGTGGATTTTGCAGCTAATGACGCTACTATCTTTCACAAATATTGTATTAAAACACTTGGCATACCTGCAGAAAACTTAAAACTCCGAATTGATGGGATTAGCAGTCAAATGAAACGAGATATAAAGTGGCTTACTTCAAGGGCTAAGTATGGAGGTAGCGATGTTCAGTTAATTTTTTATTATGCTGGGCATGGATTTCCAGACCCTGATACCAAGAAGAAATATATTATGCCGGTTGACATCACAGGTGCTCAGGTTCGGGAAGGTATTGCACTAAGCTCACTTTACAAAGAGTTAACGACCTATCCAGCGGAAAAAGTTACGGTTTTTTTAGATGCATGCTTTAGCGGAGGAGGAAGAGAACAAGGTTTGCTGACAGCAAGGGGTGTTAAAATAAAACCAAGGAATGAAGAGGTTCACAAGGGGAAGCTTATTGTTTTTTCAGGTAGCTCAGGAGATCAGGAATCTTTACCTTACAAAGAAAAAAGACACGGCATATTTACTTATTACCTTTTAAAAAAGATTCAGCAGACAAAAGGTGCTGTTACTTATAAGGACTTAAGTGAGTATTTAATGAAAAAAGTTCCACTGAAGGCTATTGACTTGTTTTATAAGGAGCAATTACCTGAGGTAAACGTGAGTTACCCATTAAAAGATATTTGGAAGGGAATGGAACTGTAG
- a CDS encoding threonine ammonia-lyase translates to MTLHYKKEDIIAAYERVRQRIHKTPVLTSALINEMAETKLYFKCENLQKAGSFKIRGATNAILQLSEDEKKKGVVTHSSGNFAQALALAARDLFVPAYIVMPDNAPRVKVDAVKAYGADIRFCKNTQTERVRAMEEWQQETGATFLHPYDNPHVILGQSSCAYELLNQVSELDNIVSPVGGGGLISGTALTASFFSPNTNVFAAEPKGADDAWHSFNYGKIFPSENPQTIADGLLTSLGEYTFPVIRKLVSDIYTVTDEEIIEAMKIVWTRMKIIIEPSSATSLAVILKHKAQFRDQKTALIISGGNVDLNRLPF, encoded by the coding sequence ATGACGTTACACTATAAAAAAGAAGACATTATAGCGGCTTACGAACGCGTGAGGCAGCGAATACATAAAACGCCAGTTTTGACTTCAGCTTTAATAAATGAGATGGCTGAAACAAAATTGTACTTTAAATGTGAGAATTTACAAAAAGCAGGCTCTTTTAAAATTCGTGGAGCTACAAATGCCATTTTGCAATTATCTGAAGATGAGAAGAAAAAGGGTGTTGTGACACATTCTTCCGGCAATTTTGCACAGGCTTTGGCATTGGCAGCCCGGGATTTATTTGTTCCGGCCTACATTGTAATGCCCGATAATGCCCCCCGGGTAAAAGTTGATGCTGTTAAAGCCTATGGTGCAGATATAAGGTTTTGTAAAAACACCCAGACTGAGCGGGTTAGAGCAATGGAGGAATGGCAACAGGAGACGGGAGCGACGTTTTTGCATCCTTATGACAATCCCCATGTAATTCTCGGGCAGTCGAGCTGCGCATACGAGTTGCTGAATCAGGTATCTGAACTGGACAACATTGTTTCGCCTGTGGGGGGTGGAGGCCTGATTTCCGGTACTGCTCTTACGGCCTCATTTTTTTCTCCTAACACCAATGTTTTTGCGGCTGAACCAAAAGGAGCCGACGATGCATGGCACTCGTTTAATTATGGAAAAATATTTCCCTCAGAAAATCCTCAAACCATAGCCGATGGGCTGCTGACTTCGCTGGGCGAATATACTTTTCCAGTAATTAGAAAATTGGTGAGCGATATTTATACCGTTACAGATGAGGAAATAATTGAAGCCATGAAAATTGTATGGACACGCATGAAAATAATTATTGAACCCTCTTCTGCAACATCCTTAGCAGTAATTTTGAAACATAAAGCACAGTTTCGCGATCAGAAAACAGCACTTATCATTAGCGGAGGTAATGTGGATTTAAATCGCTTACCCTTTTAA
- a CDS encoding methyltransferase family protein, translated as MKHIVRAALITTGLGLLMTFAYDLKQPAGFFSNDARTTYFAATMLLVFGALSMKNVLSYKTKTNIKYTPKHEELKNSGLSLAVLFLFILAPMFDQPERFSICDCQWIRWIGCLFMIDAITFFSWSSWILGKQYYRNDGKASDLKIIKTGPYAIIRHPRLLGLMSWGLSTALVFNNIVALLVTILLVWVVGLKAEDEEVLKELEFGEEWIDYKKQTYRFIPMIY; from the coding sequence ATGAAGCATATTGTAAGAGCAGCATTAATCACGACCGGATTGGGCTTGCTCATGACTTTTGCCTACGACCTTAAGCAACCGGCAGGTTTTTTTAGCAATGATGCGCGAACAACCTATTTTGCAGCAACTATGTTATTGGTTTTTGGTGCGCTAAGCATGAAAAATGTATTGAGCTATAAAACTAAAACTAACATAAAGTACACACCAAAACATGAAGAACTGAAAAACTCAGGTTTAAGTCTGGCCGTATTGTTTCTTTTTATTTTGGCACCAATGTTTGACCAACCTGAAAGGTTTTCTATTTGCGATTGTCAATGGATAAGATGGATCGGATGTTTATTCATGATTGATGCTATAACTTTTTTTAGTTGGAGTTCCTGGATTCTTGGCAAACAGTATTACAGAAATGACGGTAAAGCTTCAGACTTAAAAATTATTAAAACAGGACCATATGCCATTATCAGGCATCCCCGTTTATTGGGTCTAATGTCGTGGGGCCTTTCTACTGCTTTGGTTTTTAATAATATTGTGGCACTTTTGGTTACCATACTGCTGGTTTGGGTTGTTGGACTGAAAGCAGAAGATGAAGAGGTTTTAAAAGAACTTGAATTTGGCGAAGAGTGGATTGATTATAAAAAACAAACATACCGTTTTATACCAATGATTTATTGA
- a CDS encoding Crp/Fnr family transcriptional regulator: MKHRKHIECTECTLQTSTLFEQLNEEEYALLNYDKNCQAYKRGDFIFHEGNHATGFYCVNEGIIKLYKTGPEGREQIITFAKQGDIIGYRSVLSKETFCTTAKVITDAFLCFIPATRLFKLVETNTDFSLKLIQQACKELGDANKYITDIAQKTVKERLAEVLLNLLEQFGRNEDDYLNIPLTREELANLVGTATESVIRMLSQFKSQGLIELKGRKIKVIKTNELKMISEQF; the protein is encoded by the coding sequence TTGAAACACAGAAAGCATATAGAATGCACGGAATGCACACTCCAGACTTCAACGCTTTTCGAGCAGCTGAATGAAGAAGAGTATGCGCTTTTGAATTATGACAAAAATTGTCAGGCATATAAGCGTGGCGATTTTATTTTTCATGAGGGCAACCATGCAACGGGTTTTTATTGCGTAAACGAGGGTATCATAAAACTGTACAAAACCGGACCTGAAGGCCGGGAGCAAATTATCACTTTCGCCAAACAGGGCGATATAATCGGATACCGTTCCGTACTCAGCAAAGAAACTTTTTGTACAACGGCCAAGGTAATAACCGATGCTTTTTTGTGTTTTATTCCGGCTACCCGTTTGTTTAAGTTGGTAGAGACCAATACCGATTTTAGCCTGAAATTGATCCAGCAGGCCTGTAAAGAACTGGGCGATGCCAACAAATACATTACCGACATTGCTCAAAAAACTGTAAAAGAACGCCTGGCAGAAGTATTGCTGAACTTACTGGAACAATTTGGCCGCAACGAAGACGATTATCTCAACATACCACTTACACGCGAAGAACTGGCTAACCTCGTGGGTACAGCTACAGAATCGGTCATTCGCATGCTATCACAATTCAAATCACAGGGGCTTATCGAACTCAAAGGCCGTAAAATTAAGGTGATAAAAACCAATGAACTAAAGATGATTTCGGAGCAGTTTTAA